A region of the Streptomyces durocortorensis genome:
GCGGCCACCACCCCCCTGCGCACCGCGGGGGACTGAACAGCTCCGAACACAGCACCGCGCACTGAACCGATCCTTTCGACGGCCGTCCGACTCTCTGCCCGTACTACCTGCTGCTTGCCGCCCGCTACCTGTTTCATACACGGCGGCCATGCCAGGAGTTCCCGGTGCGGCCCATTCTCCCGCCACCTTCCGCCGGGCGCGCGGTCTCAGTCCCAGGAGCCCCGCGCCGGGGGCAGCCCGGCTATCTCCGCCAGGTCCCGCTCGTCCAGGGCCACCCCCGCCGCCCCCGCGTTCTCCACCGCCCACCGTTCCCGCTTCGCCCCCGGCACCGGCACCACATGCGGGCCCTGGCGCAGCACCCACGCGAGTGCCACCTGTGCCACCGTCGCCCCGCGCCGCTCCGCGATCCGCCGCAGTCCGGCCACCACCGGCTGGTTCGCCGCCATCATCTCCGCCGTGAACCGCGGATGCCTGGCCCGCAGATCCTCCGGCTCGAACCCCTGGCCCGGTTTCAGCGTCCCGGTCAGATAGCCGCTGCCCAGCGGCATCGCGGCCAGCAGCCCGACCCCGCGCGCCGCGCACCAGGGCAGCAGCTCCTCCAGCGCCTCCGGCGACCACACCGACAGCTCCGCCTCCACGGCGCTGACCGGGAAGACCTGCTGAATCCGCGCCAACTGCCGGATCGTTCCCGCATACAGCCCGGCGCCCGACCTGCGCGGGGCGTGCGCCCCCACCGCGCAGAGCCCCAGCGAACGGACCTTGCCCGCCGTCACCAGCTCCGCCATCGCCCCCCAGGTCTCCTCCACCGGCACCTCGGGGTCGGCCCGGTGCAGCTGGTACAGGTCGATCACATCCGTCTGGAGCCGGCGCAGCGAGGCGTCACAGGCCCGCCGCACATACCCGGGCCGGCCGTTGGCCACGATGTGCTGATCGCCCACCAGCAGCCCGCACTTGGTGGAGACGAACGCCTCGGACCGGCGGCCCTTGAGCGCCCGGCCGACCAGCAGCTCGTTGGTGAACGGCCCGTACATGTCCGCGGTGTCGAGCAGTCGGACGCCCGCATCGAGTGCCGCGTGCACCGTCCGCACCGAACGGTCGCCGCGCTGCTGCGATGCGCTGTAGCCCCAGCTCATCGGCATACAGCCCAGCCCGACCGCGCCCACGGCAAGCCCCGCCGCCCCGATAGTCCTGCACTCCAACTCCCCGAACCCTCCCTCGTTCCCGCGGTCACGGGGCCGTACCGCACCCAAAGCTAACCTCTGGCCGAACCGCATCCGGCGTCAGCCGTCCTGGAGCACTCGCACGCCTGTCGCATAGCCTCCTGACCATGACTGCGACGACTGCCGACGTATGGCTGCCCTTCCGGGCCGACGAGATCGACGCCCTCCCCGAAGGCCTCAACTACCTCTTCTGGGACGGTGGCCCGGACTTCCCCGGCGATCCGGCCGACTGCGCCTACTACGTCGTTCCCTACATGAAGGGTTCCGAGATCGCGGTACGGCCACTCGCCGCCATGAGCACCGTCCAGGTGGTCCAGACGCTCTCCGCGGGCATCGACCACGTGGAGCCGGGCCTCGGACTGCTGCGCGCGGGGGTGCGCCTCTGCAACGCCAAGGGGGTGCACGAGGCGTCGACCGCCGAGCTGACGCTCGCCATCATCCTGGCCTCCTTGCGCGGCATTCCCGGATTCGTGCACGGCCAGGACAAGGAGGAGTGGCGGTCCGGCTTCTATCCGGCGCTCGCCGACAAGTCCGTGCTGATCGTGGGGTACGGCTCCATCGGCTCGGCCATCGAGGACCGGCTCGGCCCCTTCGAGTGCGCGCGGGTGGCGCGCGTCGCGCGCTCCGCACGGACCACCGCACGCGGTCCCGTACACACGCTCGACGATCTCCCCGCGCTGCTGCCCGAGGCCGACGTCGTCATTCTCTCCACCCCGCTGAACCCGTCCACGCGGGGACTGGTGGACGCCGACTTCCTCGCCGCGATGCGGGACGGGGCCCTTCTCGTCAACGTCGCCCGGGGCGGAGTCGTCGACACCAAGGCACTGCTGTCCGAAGTCGAGTCCGGGCGACTGCGGGCCGCGCTCGATGTGACCGACCCGGAACCGCTGCCGTCGGGCCATCCTCTCTGGCATGCTCCGAATGTCTTGATCACACCTCATGTGGGCGGCAGCACCTCGGCGTTCGAGCCGCGCGCCAAGCGGCTGCTGGCCGCACAGCTCACCCGGTTCGCCGCCGGAGAGCCGGTGCGCAACGTGGTACTCACCACCGGCTGACCGGCCCCGGGCGGCCACGCTACGGGGCGGTCCGGATGCACGCAGTGCCGCTCACCTCGCATTTCGTCACAGAGCGTAGAGAAGCTATGGCCCTGAGTGACGGATTTGGTGTATCGTCCGCACCGGAGGGCTGCGCCGTGGAAGGGAAGGCGCGGGGGGAGCATCGGAACGCGAGGGGGCGACGGGCGATGTGCTGGCCATGGAGAGACGATCCGACGCGGGCGGGCGGGCGGCCGGGGCCCTCGGAGCGGATGCGGCGCTCCGCCCGCCCGTGGCCGGATTCCGGCCCCGGTTCCGCACTGGCGACGAGGCCGGGCCCGGGGCGGGGAGCCCTCCGGTGAGCGCGCTGGGGGCCCTGCTCTCCCCGCGCTCCGCCTCCGGCGGTGCGGGCCTGCGGTCCCGGATTCTGCTCGGCGTCGTCTGCGCGGGGTATTCGGTGGGTGCCGCTGTCGGCTGGGGGTCACCCCGACTCGCGCTCGTCATGGGGGACTTCGGCCTCGCAGTGGCGGCGCTGGTCGCCGCCGTCTCCTGCTTCCTCTACGCGCGCACCGGCGCGGGGCGGCTGCGCCCCGCCTGGCTGCTGTTCTCGCTCTCCTCCCTCATGGCGGCCTGCGGAAACGCCGTCTGGGGCTGGTACGAGGTGATCCTCTCGGTCCCCGTGCCGACCCCTTCCCTCGCCGACGTCTTCTTCCTCTGCTTCGCGCCGCCCGCCATCGTCGGGCTGCTCGTGCTCGCCAAGCGCCCCGTCACCCGCGCCGGCTGGGTCTGCCTGGCCCTGGACGCCTGGCTGATCGCCGGCTCCCTGTTGACGCTCGCCTGGAGCCTCGCCCTCGCGCACGCCGCGCACATGGCGGGCTTCCAGGAGGCCAGTGTGGCGCCCGCCGCCCTCTCGCTGGCCTATCCGCTGCTCGACATCGTGCTCGTCTCGATGGTGCTCGCCCTGCACTTCCGCCGGTCCGGCGCCAACCGGTCCGCGGTCAACACCACCATCGCCGCCCTGGCGCTCACCGTCCTGAGCGACGCGGTCTTCACCTCGCCGCTGCTGCGCTCCACCTACCACTCGGGCCAGCTCCTCGACGCGGGCTGGTTCGCCGGTTCGCTGCTCCTCGCCTACGCCCCCTGGGGCGCCCGGCGCGGGGCCGGGGCCGCCGAGCGCCCCGGACCGCCGCGGGCCGCCGCCAGCCGCCCGATCGCCGGTTCGCTGGCCGCCCTGACCCCCTATCTCGCCGCCGCCGTCTGCACCCTGGGCATCCTGTACAACGTGGTCGAGGGCCGCCGGGTGGACCGGGTCGTCGTCCTCACCGGCTGTACGGTCGTCCTGGCGCTCGTCGTCCGCCAGGGCATCATGCTCCTCGACAACATCTCGCTCACCCAGGAGCTGGCCCAGAAGGAGAACCACTTCCGCTCCCTGGTCCAGGGCTCCAGCGACGTCATCATGATCGCCGCACCCAGCGGGACCCTGCGCTACGTCAGCCCCGCCGCCGCCGGGGTCTACGGGCGCGAGGCGGAAGATCTCGTCGGCTCCGAGCTGTCCTCGATCATCCATCCCGAGGACCTCGGCCGGGTGGTCCACGAAGTGCGGCGCTTCCTCGCCGCCCCACCGCACGAAGAGCCCACCACGCGCATCGAGTGCCGCTTCCGCTCCGGAACCGGCGACTGGCTCAACGTCGAGTCCACCGTCAACCGCCACCAGGGCGGCCTCCTCCTCAACAGCCGCGACGTCACCGAACGGGTCAGGCTCCAGGCCCAGTTGCAGCACAACGCCGAGCACGACCCGCTCACCGACCTGCCCAACCGGGCGCTGTTCACCGCCCGGGTCCGCAAGGCGCTCGGCGGCCGCCGAGCGGGCGACTCCGGCACCGCCGTCCTCTTCATCGACCTCGACGGCTTCAAGGCGGTCAACGACACCATCGGCCACCAGGCGGGCGACGAACTGCTCATCCAGGCTGGCCGCCGCCTCCAGGAGTCCGTCCGGGCCGGGGACACCGCGGCGAGGCTCGGCGGTGACGAGTTCGCGGCGCTCATCATCGGCGACGGCACCCGCGACCAGGGCGCCCGGGAGTATCAGGTCCACGAGATCGCCGACCGACTGCGCCTCACCCTCTCCCAGCCCTACCGGATCGGCTCCAGCGAGGTCCGGGTGGCCGCCTCCATCGGCGTCGCCTTCGCCGAGCCCGCCATCAGCCCCACCGACCTCATGCGCAACGCCGACCTCGCGATGTACCGGGCCAAGGCGGGCGGCAAGGACCGGGTCGAGCTGTACGCCCCGCAGATGCAGGCCGATGTCGTACGCCGCTCCGAGCTGGCCACCCGGCTGCGGACCGCCCTGCGCGACGGCGAGTTCGCCCTGCTCCACCAGCCAGTGGTCCATCTCGCCAGTGGGTCCGTGGCCGCCGTCGCCGCCCAGGCCCGCTGGAGATCCGCCCAGGGCATCCTGTTCACCCCCGCCGAGTTCCTCCGGGTCACCGGCGACGACGACCGCACCGCCGAGCTCGGCCGCTGGCTCCTGGAGGAGTCCGTCGCCCAGGCCGCCGACCGGGCCAGGGCCGGGCACCCCGTACCGGTCGCCGTCCGGCTGTCCGCCGCCCGGCTGCTGGACACCGCCGAGCCCTTCGGCTCCATCGAAGCGCTGCTGACCCGGCACGGCCTGCCCTCGGGCGCCCTGATGATCGAGGTGGCCGACAGTGACCCCCGCGTCTCCTTCGACGCCCTGGAGCAGCGCCTCGTGGCCCTGCGCCGGCTCGGCGTACGGATCGCGCTCGACGGCTTCGGCAGCGGCTTCGCGGCGATCAACGCCCTGCGGCGGCTCCCCATCGACGTACTGAAGCTCGACCGGAATCTGGTCGAGGGGGTGGTCGAATCGGCCAGACTGCACAAGATCACCAGCGGGCTGCTGCGGATCGCCTGCGACCTCGGCCTCCAGTCCGTCGCCGACGGCGTCGACGTCCCCGACCAGGTCCTCGCCCTGCGCGCCATGGGATGCACGCACGGCCAGGGGATGGCCTTCTCCGGGCCGCTCGACGAATACCGGCTGCGGCGGGCGCTGGTCCGCGGGGAGTTCCCCGTGCCGGGCATTCCGGGCCCCCGGCCGGCCATGGCGGGCGGCTCGATCCCGCTGCTCACCGGATCACATACTGAGACGCCCGTCCCACCCCCTTGACACGTCATGCGTGCCGGAGAGAGGGTCAATGCCATGCGCACCCGAATTCTCGTACTTGGAAAGCGCGTCGGCTGAAGCAGAGTCACTCCACGACACTCTGCGGACCACTCCGGCGCGCTCCCCTCGCTTGCCTCACGGCACGAGGGGTTTTTTGTTGCACCGACACCGCTCAAACCGCTGCAAAACACCCGCGAAAACCCTCAGCTTCGAGAAGAGAATGCCGATGACCGAGCAGGCCACCGGGGCCCATCACCCGCAGCCGCGCGCCCGTAACGGCGGACAGCCGTCCGCCACCGTCGAGCACGTCACGGGCGCCCAGTCCCTCATCCGTTCTCTTGAGGAAGTCGGCGCCGACACGGTATTCGGCATCCCCGGCGGTGCGATCCTCCCCGCCTACGACCCGATGATGGACTCCACCCGCGTCCGTCACGTCCTGGTCCGCCACGAGCAGGGCGCCGGTCACGCCGCCACGGGGTACGCGCAGGCCACCGGCAAGGTCGGCGTCTGCATGGCCACCTCGGGGCCCGGCGCCACCAATCTGGTCACCCCGATCGCCGACGCACACATGGACTCCGTGCCGCTCGTCGCGATCACCGGCCAGGTCGCCTCCAAGGCCATCGGCACCGACGCCTTCCAGGAAGCCGACATCTGCGGCATCACGATGCCGATCACCAAGCACAACTTCCTGGTGACCAAGGCCGAGGACATCCCGCACACCATCGCCGAGGCCTTCCACATCGCCTCCACCGGCCGCCCCGGACCGGTCCTCGTCGACATCGCCAAGGACGCCCTCCAGGCCCGGACCACCTTCAGCTGGCCGCCCACCCAGGACCTGCCCGGCTACCGCCCGGTGACCAAGCCGCACGCCAAGCAGATCCGCGAGGCCGCCAAGCTGATCACCCAGGCCAGGCGCCCCGTGCTGTACGTCGGCGGCGGCGTCCTCAAGGCCAGGGCCACCGCCGAGCTGAAGGTCCTCGCGGAGCTGACCGGAGCGCCCGTCACCACCACCCTGATGGCGCTCGGCGCGTTCCCCGACAGCCACCCGCTGCACGTGGGAATGCCGGGCATGCACGGCGCGGTCACCGCCGTCACCGCGCTGCAGAAGGCCGACCTGATCGTCGCCCTCGGCGCCCGCTTCGACGACCGCGTCACCGGCAAGCTGGACAGCTTCGCCCCGTACGCCAAGATCGTCCACGCCGACATCGACCCGGCCGAGATCGGCAAGAACCGCACCGCGGACGTCCCGATCGTGGGCGACGCCCGCGAGGTCCTGGCCGACCTGGTCCAGGCCGTCCAGGCCGAGCACACCGAGGGCCGCACCGGCGACTACGCCGCATGGTGGAAGGACCTCAACCGCTGGCGCGACACCTACCCGCTCGGCTACGACCTGCCCGAGGACGGCAGCCTCTCCCCGCAGCAGGTCATCCAGCGCATCGGCAAGCTCGCCCCCGAGGGCACGATCTTCGCGGCGGGCGTCGGCCAGCACCAGATGTGGGCCTCCCACTTCATCGACTACAAGCAGCCCGCCACCTGGCTCAACAGCGGCGGCGCCGGGACGATGGGCTACGCGGTCCCGGCCGCGATGGGCGCCAAGGCCGGCATGCCCGACCGCACGGTCTGGGCCATCGACGGCGACGGCTGCTTCCAGATGACCAACCAGGAACTGACCACCTGCGCGCTCAACAACATCCCGATCAAGGTCGCCGTCATCAACAACGGCGCCCTCGGAATGGTCCGCCAGTGGCAGACCCTCTTCTACAACCAGCGCTACTCCAACACCGTCCTGCACTCCGGCCCCGACAGCGACGGCGGTCCGGCCAGGGGCACCCGCGTCCCGGACTTCGTCAAGCTCTCCGAGGCCATGGGCTGCTACGCCATCCGCTGCGAGGACCCGGCCGAACTGGACAAGGTCATCGAAGAGGCCAACTCCATCAACGACCGCCCCGTCGTGATCGACTTCATCGTCCACGAGGACGCCATGGTCTGGCCGATGGTCGCCGCCGGCACCTCCAACGACGAGGTCCAGGCCGCACGCGGCGTCCGCCCCGACTTCGGCGACAACGAAGACGACTGAGAGACAGAGAGAGAACGACTCCATGTCCAGCAAGCACACGCTCTCCGTCCTGGTCGAGAACAAGCCCGGTGTCCTCGCCCGGATCACCGCCCTGTTCTCCCGACGCGGCTTCAACATCGACTCGCTCGCGGTCGGTACCACCGAGCACCCCGACATCTCCCGCATCACCATCGTCGTGAATGTCGAGGACCTGCCCCTGGAGCAGGTGACCAAGCAGCTCAACAAGCTGGTCAACGTCCTGAAGATCGTCGAACTCGAGCCCGCCGCTGCGATCCAGCGGGAGCTCGTCCTGGTGAAGGTCCGCGCCGACAGCGAGACCCGCTCCCAGATCGTCGAGATCGTCCAGCTGTTCCGCGCCAAGACCGTCGACGTCTCCCCGGAGGCCGTCACGATCGAGGCGACCGGAGGGGCCGACAAGCTGGAGGCGATGCTCAAGATGCTGGAGCAGTACGGCATCAAGGAGCTCGTCCAGTCCGGCACCATCGCCATAGGGCGCGGCGCGCGCTCGATCACCGACCGGTCCCTGCGCGCCCTCGACCGCTCGGCCTGAGCCGACGCGCCCGAGCGGGGCGGCCGTCCGCCCCGCTCGGATGGCGAGACCCGACCACACTCACGACGCACCCCGCCGTACGGTGGGACGCAACACCTGCACACCAAGGAGAAGACCCAGTGGCCGAGCTGTTCTACGACGACGATGCCGACCTGTCCATCATCCAGGGCCGCAAGGTCGCGGTCATCGGCTACGGCAGCCAGGGCCACGCCCACGCGCTGTCGCTCCGTGACTCCGGCGTCGACGTCCGCGTCGGTCTGCACGAGGGCTCGAAGTCCAAGGCCAAGGCCGAGGAGCAGGGCCTGCGCGTGGTGACCCCCGCCGAGGCCGCCGCCGAGGCCGACGTCATCATGATCCTCGTCCCGGACCCGATCCAGGCCCAGGTCTACGAGGAGTCCATCAAGGACAACCTCAAGGACGGCGACGCCCTGTTCTTCGGCCACGGCCTGAACGTCCGCTTCGGCTTCATCAAGCCGCCGGCCAACGTCGACGTCTGCATGGTCGCCCCCAAGGGCCCCGGCCACCTGGTCCGCCGCCAGTACGAGGAGGGCCGCGGCGTCCCGTGCATCGTGGCCGTCGAGCAGGACGCCTCGGGCAAGGGCCTGGCGCTCGCCCTGTCGTACGCCAAGGGGATCGGCGGCACCCGTGCCGGCGTCATCAAGACCACCTTCACCGAGGAGACCGAGACCGACCTGTTCGGTGAGCAGGCCGTTCTCTGCGGTGGCACCGCCGCCCTGGTCAAGGCCGGTTTCGAGACGCTGACCGAGGCGGGCTACCAGCCCGAGATCGCGTACTTCGAGTGCCTGCACGAGCTGAAGCTCATCGTCGACCTCATGTACGAGGGCGGCCTGGAGAAGATGCGCTGGTCCATCTCGGAGACCGCCGAGTGGGGCGACTACGTCACCGGCCCCCGGATCATCACCGACGCCACCAAGGCCGAGATGAAGAAGGTCCTCACCGAGATCCAGGACGGCACCTTCGCCAAGAACTGGATGGCCGAGTACCACAACGGTCTGCCCAAGTACAACGAGTACAAGAAGGCCGACAGCGACCACCTGCTGGAGACCACCGGCCGTGAGCTGCGCAAGCTCATGAGCTGGGTGAACGACGAAGAGGCCTAGGCCTCGGGGAGCGGGGCGGGTCCGGAAGGGCCCGCCCCGCTCCGCATCACCGGGAGCACTACCGGAAGGTGCGGGTTCTGTGCGGGTGTACACCACGTCCACCCCGTGCGGGTGATCCTTCCACCAGGGCGCAGTAGAAGGCCCTCCGCATGACTACACTTCTCAACACATACACGCGTCAGGGCCCACAGTGTCGTGCGTCTACCACGCGGCTAGCCCCTCCACCGCCTGCGGCCGTCGGGACGGCCGTCCGCACTGGACTTGTGAGGACTCACGTGAGCTCGAAACCTGTCGTACTCATCGCTGAAGAGCTGTCGCCCGCCACGGTCGACGCTCTGGGTCCGGATTTCGAGATCCGGCACTGCAACGGCGCGGACCGCGCCGAGTTGCTCCCCGCGATCGCCGATGTCGACGCGATCCTGGTGCGCTCCGCTACCAAGGTCGACGCCGAGGCCATCGCCGCCGCCAGGAAGCTCCGGGTCGTGGCCCGCGCGGGCGTCGGTCTGGACAACGTCGATGTCTCCTCGGCCACCAAGGCCGGCGTGATGGTCGTCAACGCCCCGACCTCCAACATCGTCACCGCCGCCGAGCTGGCCTGCGGTCTGCTGGTCGCCACCGCGCGGAACATCCCGCAGGCCAACACCGCCCTGAAGAACGGCGAGTGGAAGCGCTCCAAGTACACCGGCGTCGAGCTCAGCGAGAAGGTCCTCGGCGTCGTGGGCCTCGGCCGCATCGGTGTCCTGGTCGCCCAGCGCATGTCGGCCTTCGGCATGAAGGTCGTCGCCTACGACCCCTACGTCCAGCCCGCCCGCGCCGCGCAGATGGGCGTCAAGCTCCTCAGCCTGGACGAGCTGCTGGAGGTCGCCGACTTCATCACCGTGCATCTGCCCAAGACCCCCGAGACCCTCGGCCTCATCGGGGACGAGGCGCTGCACAAGGTGAAGCCCTCGGTGCGCATCGTCAACGCCGCGCGCGGCGGGATCGTCGACGAGGAGGCGCTGTACTCCGCGCTCAAGGAGGGTCGCGTCGCGGGCGCGGGCCTCGATGTGTACGCGAAGGAGCCCTGCACGGACTCCCCGCTCTTCCAGTTCGACCAGGTCGTCTGCACCCCGCACCTGGGCGCCTCCACCGACGAGGCCCAGGAGAAGGCGGGCATCGCGGTCGCCAAGTCCGTCCGCCTCGCGCTCGCGGGTGAGCTGGTCCCGGACGCGGTCAACGTCCAGGGCGGCGTCATCGCCGAGGACGTACGCCCCGGCCTCCCGCTCGCCGAGAAGCTCGGCCGGATCTTCACCGCACTCGCGGGCGAGGTCGCGGCCCGGCTCGACGTCGAGGTGTACGGCGAGATCACCCAGCACGACGTGAAGGTGCTGGAGCTCTCGGCGCTCAAGGGCGTCTTCGAGGACGTCGTAGACGAGACCGTCAGCTACGTCAACGCCCCGCTCTTCGCGCAGGAGCGCGGTGTCGAGGTCCGCCTCACCACCAGCTCCGAGTCGCCCGATCACCGCAATGTGGTCACCGTGCGCGGCACGCTCTCCAGCGGCGAGGAGGTCGCGGTCTCCGGCACGCTGGCGGGCCCGAAGCACCTCCAGAAGATCGTGGCCATCGGCGAGCACGACGTGGACCTGGCCCTCGCGGACCACATGGTGGTCCTGCGCTACCAGGACCGTCCCGGTGTGGTCGGCGCGGTCGGCAAGATCCTCGGCGAGGCCGGGCTGAACATCGCGGGCATGCAGGTCTCGCGGGCGGCCGCGGGCGGCGAGGCGCTCGTCGTCCTCACCGTCGACGACACCGTCCCGCAGACGGTGCTGACCGAGATCGCCGACGAGATCGGCGCCTCCTCGGCCCGCTCGGTGAACCTCACCGACTGACACACCCCGCACGACCCCGCCCTGTACCCGGTGGCCGGGCCCCTCGTCCCGTACGAGAGGCCCGGACGCCGGGTACAGCGCTTTCCGCGGACAGCCAACCCGCCGGGGTGGGCCCGGGGTTGGGCCCTGGGGCCCACGACGCGCGGCGGCCCCCGACCCTAGGGTGACCGATTATCAGGTCACTCAGGGGTACCGGGGGTCGGATCACGTATGTCTGCTGTCGGTGGCATACCCGTAGCGGGAGGGCCGGCCCCGGCCGCCGCCCCGCGGCGTGAAATCCCGGGCCCCCTCGTCCTCGTAAGAGCGCTGCTCCTCGTCCTTCTCGGCGCGACGGTCCTGGGCGCGATCGGTCTCTCCGGCTCCGCGCTCGCCGTGGACGCGATGGGCGCCGAGGTGCTCGGCATCCTGCTGTACGCCTCCGCGCCAGGGGTGCTCGGCGCGCTGCTGGCGCGGCACGTACGGACCGGCGGCACGCGGGTGCGGTGGGGGATCGTCGCCGTTCAGGGGTGGCTGATCCTCGGCGGGCTCGCCAACCTCGGGAACGGTTCTCCGGACGGGCTGACCCAGCTGGTCCTGCCGATCCTGATCATCGTCCTGATCAGCCGGTCGCCGAGCCGTGCGTGGTTCCGGCTGCCGTCGGCCGAGCGGGGCCGGCCGCCGAAGTTCTCGCTCCCGCACATGATCACCTGGCGCCGGGACCGGGGGCAGACCGCCCTGGAGTACCTGGGCCTCGTCCTGATCGTCGTCGCGCTGATCGCGGCCCTGACAGTGGGCGGCCTCGGCGGCCGGATCACCGACGGCCTCCAGTCGGCGATCTGCTCGCTGACCGGCAGCTCCTGCCCGGTGTCCGGAGGCAGCGACTCCGTCGAGGCGGGGGACGGCCCGGGCGGGGGAGCGGACGGCGGAGCCGACGGGGGTACGTCGGGGAGCGCGGACGGCGGTGCGGACGGCGGTGCGGACGGCGGCGCTGATGGCGGCGCTGATGGAGGTGCCGACGGCGGCGCTGACGGTGGGTCGACAACCACGGGCGGGGCGACCGGCGGCGATGCGACGGGCGGGACGGGGAGCACGGGAGGTACGGGAGGTACCGGCAGTACTGAGGGGACGGGCGGGACCAGTGGTACGGGTGGGACCAGTGGTACGGAAGGTACGGGCGGGAGCGCCACCGGCGGCACCGCGTCCGGCGGCTCCGGAAGTACCGGCGGAACCGGGGGCGGCACCGGCGGGCCCGACGACACCGGGCGTCCCGGCACCGGTGAGGACACCTTCCCGGAGAAACACGAGGAGCCCGAGGCCGCCTACGACGTGCCCGCCTCCGCCGAGGGTGAGGACGAGGGCGGTGGGGAGCAGGCCGAGGAGAAGGAGGACTGCGGCGGCTGGGGCTTCTTCGGCTGCGCCTGGGACCGTACGACCCAGGTCTTCAAGGGCGTCGTGGTCGACGGGATCTGGGGCGACATCACCGGGATCATCGACCTGTTCAAGCCCGAGACCTGGTCGGGCCTCGTGGAGTACGGAGGCCGGCTCGCCGACCAGTGGGCGGCTGACTCCGCGGGCGCGGGCGACAAGTGGGCGGACGGCGACTACCTGGGCGCGCTCCGGGACTGGGGCGGGGCCTCGGTCAACACGGTGATCACGGTCGGCGACGACGTCTTCGTCGGGGACGAGGTCCGTGAGCGCTGGAACAACGGGGAGAAGACCCGGGCCGTCACCGATGTGATCTGGAACGTCGGCTCGCTGTTCATCCCCGGCTACAACGTCGCGAAGGTGGTCAGCAAGGCCGGGAAGCTCGGCAAGGTCGGCAAGGCGGCCTCCGAGGTCGCCGACGCGGCGGGCGACGCGAGCGCGGCCGCCCGCCGG
Encoded here:
- a CDS encoding Tox-REase-5 domain-containing protein; its protein translation is MSAVGGIPVAGGPAPAAAPRREIPGPLVLVRALLLVLLGATVLGAIGLSGSALAVDAMGAEVLGILLYASAPGVLGALLARHVRTGGTRVRWGIVAVQGWLILGGLANLGNGSPDGLTQLVLPILIIVLISRSPSRAWFRLPSAERGRPPKFSLPHMITWRRDRGQTALEYLGLVLIVVALIAALTVGGLGGRITDGLQSAICSLTGSSCPVSGGSDSVEAGDGPGGGADGGADGGTSGSADGGADGGADGGADGGADGGADGGADGGSTTTGGATGGDATGGTGSTGGTGGTGSTEGTGGTSGTGGTSGTEGTGGSATGGTASGGSGSTGGTGGGTGGPDDTGRPGTGEDTFPEKHEEPEAAYDVPASAEGEDEGGGEQAEEKEDCGGWGFFGCAWDRTTQVFKGVVVDGIWGDITGIIDLFKPETWSGLVEYGGRLADQWAADSAGAGDKWADGDYLGALRDWGGASVNTVITVGDDVFVGDEVRERWNNGEKTRAVTDVIWNVGSLFIPGYNVAKVVSKAGKLGKVGKAASEVADAAGDASAAARRARQAAEAGDLDGVRKAAKEADEAADSAEDAARRTGCAIASGTPSVRYGGGGTGGVPGSGTGVLAGGPPGRIILAEGGCDEAARKSAEEARAAERQAHLDQKRLEEPERARKAELDKKKYPEPQRNDTSDPRNYNPPSWAEGLKDRTLGDADAGDGYWAGRDRNPAPNWKNESWLRYQEQITGTNRGQEYVVPHPREGKPAVEYDGWDSSRQTYLEAKNGYGSYLSKTDRSSLTPSGKDKFVAEARAQVEASGGRAVEWHFSDPDVAKAARKAFREEGLPIKVINTKPHPGDSTRKPEAFD
- the serA gene encoding phosphoglycerate dehydrogenase → MSSKPVVLIAEELSPATVDALGPDFEIRHCNGADRAELLPAIADVDAILVRSATKVDAEAIAAARKLRVVARAGVGLDNVDVSSATKAGVMVVNAPTSNIVTAAELACGLLVATARNIPQANTALKNGEWKRSKYTGVELSEKVLGVVGLGRIGVLVAQRMSAFGMKVVAYDPYVQPARAAQMGVKLLSLDELLEVADFITVHLPKTPETLGLIGDEALHKVKPSVRIVNAARGGIVDEEALYSALKEGRVAGAGLDVYAKEPCTDSPLFQFDQVVCTPHLGASTDEAQEKAGIAVAKSVRLALAGELVPDAVNVQGGVIAEDVRPGLPLAEKLGRIFTALAGEVAARLDVEVYGEITQHDVKVLELSALKGVFEDVVDETVSYVNAPLFAQERGVEVRLTTSSESPDHRNVVTVRGTLSSGEEVAVSGTLAGPKHLQKIVAIGEHDVDLALADHMVVLRYQDRPGVVGAVGKILGEAGLNIAGMQVSRAAAGGEALVVLTVDDTVPQTVLTEIADEIGASSARSVNLTD